One segment of Solanum lycopersicum chromosome 1, SLM_r2.1 DNA contains the following:
- the LOC112941115 gene encoding uncharacterized protein, giving the protein MLCFNLGRPKMKHYFLSHTTYLISQMDPLQYIFQKAMPTCRLAKWQILLTEFDFVYVTRTTMKTQALADHLAENPIDDEYKPLNTYFPDEEINSIEEEIPDNDPVWKLYFDGAVNKNGVGIRIVLILPSGCHYPSTARLRFFSTNNTTEYEACIMGLNTTINLDVHELLVLGDSDLLIRQARGKWETRDIKLIPYKQCLEDLIKKFNSIEFRYIHKFHNELADALATLASMLPYPGNAYIDPLEIQVRDQHGYCNIIAVEADGEPWYHDIKKIIKAREYPLHADRDQKRTIRQLANGFLLSGDILYKRTPDLNLLRCVNNQEAETIMNEVHSGVCGPHMNGYVLEKKDYSGRVLLVDHGERLLPICSQVLSVPNL; this is encoded by the coding sequence ATGTTGTGCTTTAACTTGGGTCGCCCAAAAATGAAGCACTATTTTTTGTCCCACACCACTTACCTCATATCTCAAATGGATCCTCtgcaatatatttttcaaaaagccATGCCGACGTGTAGGTTGGCAAAATGGCAGATTTTGCTTACCGAATTTGATTTTGTGTATGTTACTCGCACCACCATGAAAACACAAGCGTTGGCCGATCATCTGGCAGAGAATCCCATTGATGATGAATACAAACCCTTAAACACATACTTCCCTGATGAAGAGATCAACTCTATTGAGGAAGAAATTCCTGATAATGACCCCGTatggaaattatattttgatgggGCCGTCAACAAAAACGGAGTGGGTATTAGGATAGTTCTTATCTTACCAAGTGGTTGTCATTATCCTTCCACAGCACGACTTCGATTCTTTTCTACCAACAACACAACAGAATACGAAGCTTGCATCATGGGTTTGAATACGACAATAAATCTGGATGTACATGAGCTCTTAGTCTTAGGGGATTCTGACTTGCTCATTCGACAAGCTCGAGGCAAATGGGAAACTCGAGACATTAAGCTCATACCGTACAAACAATGTTTAGAAGATCTCATCAAAAAATTCAATTCCATTGAATTTAGATATATTCACAAGTTTCACAATGAGTTGGCCGATGCTTTGGCCACCTTAGCATCGATGCTTCCATACCCAGGTAATGCCTACATTGACCCGTTGGAAATCCAAGTTAGGGATCAACATGGTTATTGCAATATAATTGCGGTAGAGGCAGATGGTGAGCCTTGGTATCACGACATTAAAAAGATTATAAAAGCTAGAGAATATCCACTGCATGCTGATAGAGATCAAAAAAGAACTATTAGGCAACTTGCTAATGGGTTCCTCTTAAGTGGCGATATCTTATACAAAAGGACTCCGGATTTGAATTTATTACGATGTGTGAATAATCAAGAGGCGGAAACAATTATGAATGAGGTACACTCAGGGGTATGTGGCCCACACATGAATGGTTACGTCCTAGAGAAAAAAGATTATTCGGGAAGGGTACTATTGGTTGACCATGGAGAGAGATTGCTTCCAATTTGTTCGCAAGTGCTATCAGTGCCAAATTTATAG